A genomic region of Novipirellula aureliae contains the following coding sequences:
- a CDS encoding DUF1573 domain-containing protein has translation MTYSTAQKIAWLLAASAMMIGVAVAVGSVVTYKPYGVPDHRREEYDQIVRDLQEKHSEIAQSKRNRNAIAFAEQTEFDFGLIDPGTEGAEHEFVIRNRGIGPLVLSDGGSSCKCTVAEIADPIIPSGESRNVKLVWNVGSDITDNYEQQAIIQTNDPQRPEIELTVRGKVRSKWAMHSDNLTQLRGIPGKPIEASCVIYSQLFEDFIVLDTETSVPNIAVSVEAMSEMDRVGFHARSGYELRFKYRAASENSRRFDELVRVNVFDVESEEVRWIEVPLSGTFGEPVVFLGPAIDIGSGLDLGTVETGSKKTWSFLARFRTEQEVSEAYVKDVKPDGLIAKIEPSKRVKNTFRVTLSLASEIDPQRFRFDKQGYVEVADRANPKQSNWMPLHGEIILPPRR, from the coding sequence ATGACCTATTCAACCGCTCAGAAAATAGCTTGGCTACTCGCTGCGTCCGCAATGATGATCGGCGTCGCTGTTGCGGTCGGTTCCGTTGTGACCTACAAACCCTACGGTGTTCCCGATCATCGCCGCGAAGAGTACGACCAAATTGTTCGTGATCTACAAGAGAAACATTCGGAGATTGCCCAATCGAAACGGAATCGCAACGCTATTGCTTTTGCTGAACAAACCGAATTTGACTTCGGACTCATCGATCCGGGGACCGAAGGAGCCGAGCACGAATTTGTGATTCGTAATCGTGGCATTGGACCGTTGGTATTGAGCGATGGAGGCAGTAGTTGTAAATGCACCGTCGCGGAAATTGCCGACCCAATCATACCGTCTGGCGAAAGCCGAAACGTTAAGTTGGTTTGGAATGTTGGCAGCGATATCACCGACAATTACGAACAACAAGCGATCATCCAAACGAATGACCCGCAGCGTCCCGAAATTGAGTTGACCGTACGCGGTAAAGTACGATCGAAGTGGGCGATGCATAGCGATAACTTAACACAACTAAGGGGAATACCTGGAAAACCAATCGAAGCATCCTGTGTCATCTACAGCCAATTGTTCGAGGATTTTATTGTGCTCGATACCGAGACTTCCGTGCCGAATATTGCCGTCTCCGTCGAAGCGATGAGCGAGATGGATCGAGTCGGTTTTCATGCCAGATCAGGATACGAATTGCGTTTCAAGTATCGCGCAGCTTCCGAAAACTCACGCCGTTTTGATGAACTGGTACGCGTCAATGTTTTCGATGTTGAAAGCGAAGAAGTCCGCTGGATCGAAGTTCCTCTCTCTGGCACGTTCGGCGAACCCGTTGTGTTTCTCGGCCCCGCGATCGACATCGGCTCGGGACTCGATCTGGGGACCGTCGAAACGGGTTCAAAAAAGACATGGTCCTTCTTAGCACGTTTTCGTACCGAACAGGAGGTATCGGAAGCTTATGTAAAAGATGTCAAGCCGGATGGTCTGATTGCGAAGATTGAGCCCAGCAAGCGTGTTAAGAACACCTTTCGTGTCACGCTCAGCCTAGCAAGCGAGATCGACCCGCAAAGGTTCCGATTCGACAAACAGGGTTACGTCGAAGTCGCAGACCGAGCCAATCCAAAGCAAAGCAATTGGATGCCACTACACGGCGAAATTATTCTGCCGCCTCGGAGGTAG
- a CDS encoding alpha/beta hydrolase — protein MSEAPPSNNRPRKRLLYSVGRIIALSYLAVLVALVAMETRLVYPGAFMDADRQLALDLDPDITTVVCTAADGVQTKGRLVEKPDAEQVVLFLHGNGTKAIWQDSHIESISRDLNAHVLAAEFRGFAGDDHTPSEAGIIADSIGARDYLCARYDLAPSGIIVYGESLGGGCAAAVAAKGGAKVLILERTFDRLVDISADMYPWVPVKLLMRNRFDSVARLSDYDGPFIQLHGDADTLIPIENGRNLFQSVPTTDKVWIEMQGIGHNDSLPPSARAQLKAAVKSIVGING, from the coding sequence ATGAGCGAAGCCCCCCCATCCAACAATCGCCCCCGAAAGAGGTTACTCTATTCGGTCGGGAGAATCATTGCACTTTCCTATCTCGCTGTTTTGGTTGCACTCGTCGCCATGGAGACTCGATTGGTCTACCCCGGCGCCTTCATGGATGCTGACCGACAACTCGCCTTGGACTTGGATCCTGACATCACAACAGTAGTCTGTACCGCTGCCGATGGCGTCCAAACCAAAGGGCGACTTGTCGAGAAGCCGGATGCGGAACAGGTGGTGCTGTTTCTACATGGCAATGGAACAAAAGCAATTTGGCAAGACAGTCACATCGAATCGATTAGTCGTGACTTGAACGCCCATGTCTTGGCAGCCGAGTTCCGCGGTTTCGCCGGCGACGACCACACTCCAAGCGAAGCGGGAATTATCGCTGATTCCATTGGAGCGCGCGACTATCTTTGTGCACGGTACGATCTTGCCCCAAGTGGAATCATCGTCTACGGCGAATCGCTCGGCGGTGGATGTGCCGCAGCGGTTGCTGCCAAAGGCGGTGCAAAGGTGTTGATCCTAGAGCGGACATTTGATCGGTTGGTCGACATTTCTGCTGATATGTATCCCTGGGTGCCCGTGAAATTGCTGATGCGAAACCGTTTCGATTCCGTGGCCCGGTTATCGGATTACGACGGGCCGTTCATTCAATTACATGGAGACGCGGATACCCTGATTCCGATAGAGAACGGACGCAACCTATTCCAATCGGTTCCTACGACAGACAAGGTTTGGATCGAAATGCAAGGCATCGGTCATAACGACTCGTTGCCGCCATCTGCGAGAGCTCAATTGAAGGCAGCGGTGAAAAGCATCGTCGGCATAAACGGTTAG
- a CDS encoding thioredoxin family protein: MKTYSFVLFSSSLFVLSAVIGCAGGTSAILDQESPRGYDSAQEQNAVVKQDVASEPAAMPTVGQTTYIEPSETLVGSMTTPQPPTPSLIDLPASSDLDEAIATASGTIILDFYADWCGPCRSQGKILRDLESTAAQKQALIVKVNVDQHPELAEQLQVSALPTLMVVKNGQLVHRQTGMASKKDLVNWMQ, from the coding sequence ATGAAAACCTATTCGTTCGTTCTCTTTTCTAGTTCGCTTTTCGTTCTGTCCGCAGTGATCGGTTGTGCGGGTGGCACGTCAGCGATTCTGGATCAAGAATCTCCGCGCGGATACGATTCAGCTCAGGAACAAAACGCCGTCGTGAAACAAGACGTTGCCTCTGAGCCAGCCGCGATGCCAACCGTCGGGCAGACGACGTACATCGAACCGAGCGAAACGTTGGTAGGTTCGATGACGACGCCACAACCGCCCACCCCGTCGTTAATCGATTTGCCCGCCAGCAGTGATTTGGATGAAGCCATCGCGACGGCGTCTGGCACCATTATCTTGGATTTCTATGCCGATTGGTGTGGCCCGTGTCGTAGTCAAGGAAAAATACTACGGGACCTGGAATCAACCGCAGCACAAAAACAGGCGTTGATCGTCAAGGTCAATGTGGACCAGCATCCCGAGTTGGCTGAGCAGTTGCAAGTGTCTGCATTGCCAACCTTGATGGTGGTGAAGAATGGGCAATTGGTTCATCGCCAAACCGGCATGGCCAGTAAAAAAGACCTAGTCAATTGGATGCAATAG